A region of Streptomyces sp. TG1A-60 DNA encodes the following proteins:
- a CDS encoding metalloregulator ArsR/SmtB family transcription factor, whose protein sequence is MMTSVDTDLIRVLADPLRLRIVTLLARETLCTSHLVEETGAKQTNLSNHLRVLREAGVVETEPCGRYTYYKLLPDVIAQLAGQFADLAESARTANENKRACP, encoded by the coding sequence ATGATGACGTCAGTCGACACTGATCTGATCCGGGTTCTGGCCGACCCGCTCAGGCTTCGAATCGTGACCCTGCTCGCCCGCGAGACGCTGTGCACCAGCCACCTGGTGGAGGAGACCGGTGCCAAGCAGACCAACCTCTCCAACCACCTGAGAGTGCTGCGCGAGGCCGGGGTCGTCGAGACCGAGCCCTGCGGCCGGTACACGTACTACAAGCTGCTCCCGGACGTCATCGCCCAGCTCGCCGGCCAGTTCGCCGACCTGGCCGAGTCCGCCCGTACCGCGAACGAGAACAAGAGGGCCTGCCCGTGA